One Falco naumanni isolate bFalNau1 chromosome 13, bFalNau1.pat, whole genome shotgun sequence DNA segment encodes these proteins:
- the MLF1 gene encoding myeloid leukemia factor 1 isoform X1 — protein sequence MFGGLGRCFEEDPFFRDPFVAHHEYMRQMMRGFSDPFGRDPFLSITDGGERTVDRRARQDSQVALRGNRRQDADFGEPFFAMDRMMSNMRNSMLEMQRKFDDLTIHPDAHTFSSSSVMTYSKIGDEPPKVFQASAQTRTAPGGVKETRKALKDSESGLEKMAIGHHIHDRAHVIKKSKNSKTGDEEMNQEFINLDETEAQTFDEEWQKQIMKFKPSRARYTLEAPKYRSIHHIPKEDGLRREKPLAITSSREPRVSFENLNVKGTHVPIKSSKK from the exons ATGTTCGGCGGGCTGGGGCGCTGCTTCGAGGAGGACCCCTTCTTTCG tgaTCCTTTTGTTGCACACCATGAATATATGCGGCAGATGATGAGAGGCTTTTCTGATCCTTTTGGACGAGATCCATTTCTCAGTATAACAGATGGTGGGGAGAGAACAGTAGATCGAAGAGCACGCCAGGACTCTCAGGTTGCTCTAAGAGGAAATCGCAga CAGGATGCAGATTTTGGGGAGCCTTTTTTTGCAATGGACAGGATGATGTCAAATATGAGAAACAGTATGctggaaatgcaaagaaaattt GATGACCTGACCATCCATCCAGATGCACACACATTCAGCTCCTCCTCTGTGATGACATACTCCAAAATAGGGGATGAACCACCAAAAGTTTTCCAAGCTTCAGCTCAGACACGCACAGCTCCAGGAGGT GTTAAGGAGACAAGAAAAGCACTTAAGGATTCTGAAAGTGGACTGGAAAAAATGGCTATTGGTCATCATATTCATGATCGTGCTCATGTCATTAAAAAGTCAAAGAACAGCAAGACTGGTGATGAAGAAATGAACCAAGAATTCATCAACCTGGATGAAA ctgagGCCCAGACCTTTGATGAAGAGTGGCAGAAACAGATTATGAAGTTCAAGCCATCTAGAGCTAGGTATACTTTAGAAGCtccaaaatacagaagtattCACCACATACCCAAAGAGGATGGATTAAGAAG agagaaaCCACTTGCAATTACAAGTTCCAGGGAGCCCAGAGTTTCTTTCGAGAATCTCAATGTGAAAGGAACGCATGTCCccatcaaaagcagcaaaaaataa
- the MLF1 gene encoding myeloid leukemia factor 1 isoform X2, producing MFGGLGRCFEEDPFFRDPFVAHHEYMRQMMRGFSDPFGRDPFLSITDGGERTVDRRARQDSQVALRGNRRDADFGEPFFAMDRMMSNMRNSMLEMQRKFDDLTIHPDAHTFSSSSVMTYSKIGDEPPKVFQASAQTRTAPGGVKETRKALKDSESGLEKMAIGHHIHDRAHVIKKSKNSKTGDEEMNQEFINLDETEAQTFDEEWQKQIMKFKPSRARYTLEAPKYRSIHHIPKEDGLRREKPLAITSSREPRVSFENLNVKGTHVPIKSSKK from the exons ATGTTCGGCGGGCTGGGGCGCTGCTTCGAGGAGGACCCCTTCTTTCG tgaTCCTTTTGTTGCACACCATGAATATATGCGGCAGATGATGAGAGGCTTTTCTGATCCTTTTGGACGAGATCCATTTCTCAGTATAACAGATGGTGGGGAGAGAACAGTAGATCGAAGAGCACGCCAGGACTCTCAGGTTGCTCTAAGAGGAAATCGCAga GATGCAGATTTTGGGGAGCCTTTTTTTGCAATGGACAGGATGATGTCAAATATGAGAAACAGTATGctggaaatgcaaagaaaattt GATGACCTGACCATCCATCCAGATGCACACACATTCAGCTCCTCCTCTGTGATGACATACTCCAAAATAGGGGATGAACCACCAAAAGTTTTCCAAGCTTCAGCTCAGACACGCACAGCTCCAGGAGGT GTTAAGGAGACAAGAAAAGCACTTAAGGATTCTGAAAGTGGACTGGAAAAAATGGCTATTGGTCATCATATTCATGATCGTGCTCATGTCATTAAAAAGTCAAAGAACAGCAAGACTGGTGATGAAGAAATGAACCAAGAATTCATCAACCTGGATGAAA ctgagGCCCAGACCTTTGATGAAGAGTGGCAGAAACAGATTATGAAGTTCAAGCCATCTAGAGCTAGGTATACTTTAGAAGCtccaaaatacagaagtattCACCACATACCCAAAGAGGATGGATTAAGAAG agagaaaCCACTTGCAATTACAAGTTCCAGGGAGCCCAGAGTTTCTTTCGAGAATCTCAATGTGAAAGGAACGCATGTCCccatcaaaagcagcaaaaaataa